A single region of the Solwaraspora sp. WMMD406 genome encodes:
- a CDS encoding DUF5134 domain-containing protein, with protein sequence MLETPWVPVLTVVFLLTGLFCVGDLVVRRRGVPREQAFSDAELIDINHAVMSAAMILMAWLMVDGVFAWAQVAIFGILAFALLPAYLRARGRSERVDVLGHATQNLAMIWMLAAMPTLMSEMGIGGGSGHAHGVAAAGAVPTPTPAWADMTNVAFVVVSAIGALWWLYRAATTRSGHRLHLLGYAVMGAGMGTMLLLMNS encoded by the coding sequence GTGCTGGAGACGCCGTGGGTTCCCGTATTGACGGTCGTATTTTTGTTGACCGGGCTCTTCTGCGTCGGCGACCTCGTCGTCCGTCGCCGTGGCGTGCCGCGCGAGCAGGCGTTCTCCGACGCCGAGCTGATCGACATCAATCACGCCGTGATGAGCGCCGCGATGATCCTGATGGCCTGGCTGATGGTCGATGGCGTATTCGCCTGGGCGCAGGTCGCCATCTTCGGCATCCTTGCGTTCGCGTTGCTGCCCGCGTACCTGCGGGCGCGTGGCAGATCGGAGCGGGTGGACGTGCTGGGCCACGCCACGCAGAACCTGGCGATGATCTGGATGCTCGCGGCGATGCCGACACTGATGTCGGAGATGGGGATCGGCGGCGGCTCCGGGCACGCGCACGGGGTGGCCGCCGCTGGCGCGGTGCCCACGCCGACCCCGGCGTGGGCGGACATGACGAACGTCGCCTTCGTGGTCGTGAGCGCGATCGGGGCGCTGTGGTGGCTGTACCGGGCCGCGACGACGAGATCCGGCCACCGGCTACATCTGCTGGGCTACGCCGTCATGGGTGCCGGCATGGGCACGATGCTGTTGCTCATGAACAGCTGA
- a CDS encoding sugar phosphate isomerase/epimerase family protein encodes MARPITLFTGQWADLPFEEVCRLASEWGYDGLEIACWGDHFEVDRALAEDDYVERKLQTLAKYNLKVYTISNHLLGQAVCDHPIDERHQGILSARIWGDGEPEGVRQRAAEEMKDTARAAAKLGVSTVVGFTGSSIWHTLAMFPPVPPAMIERGYQDFADRWNPILDVFDEVGVRFAHEVHPSEIAYDYWTTRRTLDAIGHRPAFGLNWDPSHFVWQELDPVNFILEFADRIYHVDCKDAKVRTGDGRRGRLASHLPWADLRRGWDFVSTGHGDVPWEDCFRALNAIGYDGPISVEWEDAGMDRLVGAPEALQFVRRLAFDAPTAAFDAAFSSGD; translated from the coding sequence ATGGCGCGACCCATCACGCTCTTCACCGGCCAGTGGGCCGACCTGCCGTTCGAGGAAGTGTGCAGGCTGGCCTCGGAATGGGGCTACGACGGCCTGGAGATCGCCTGCTGGGGCGACCATTTCGAGGTCGACCGGGCACTCGCCGAGGACGACTACGTCGAGCGCAAGCTGCAGACCCTGGCCAAGTACAACCTCAAGGTGTACACGATCTCCAACCACCTGCTCGGCCAGGCCGTGTGCGACCACCCGATCGACGAGCGTCATCAGGGGATCCTGTCAGCCCGGATCTGGGGCGACGGGGAGCCCGAAGGGGTCCGGCAGCGGGCCGCCGAAGAGATGAAGGACACCGCCCGCGCGGCGGCCAAGCTCGGAGTGTCCACGGTCGTCGGATTCACCGGATCGTCGATCTGGCACACCCTGGCCATGTTCCCGCCGGTGCCGCCGGCGATGATCGAGCGGGGCTACCAGGACTTCGCCGACCGGTGGAACCCGATCCTCGACGTGTTCGACGAGGTCGGCGTCCGGTTCGCGCACGAGGTGCATCCGAGCGAGATCGCCTACGACTACTGGACGACCCGGCGCACCCTGGACGCGATCGGGCACCGGCCCGCGTTCGGCCTCAACTGGGACCCCTCGCACTTCGTCTGGCAGGAGCTGGACCCGGTCAACTTCATCCTCGAGTTCGCCGACCGGATCTACCACGTCGACTGCAAGGACGCCAAGGTGCGCACCGGAGACGGCCGTCGTGGGCGGCTCGCTTCCCATCTTCCTTGGGCGGACCTGCGTCGCGGCTGGGACTTCGTCTCCACCGGACACGGCGACGTCCCCTGGGAGGACTGCTTCCGGGCATTGAACGCGATCGGCTACGACGGACCGATCTCGGTCGAGTGGGAGGACGCCGGGATGGATCGACTGGTCGGTGCGCCCGAGGCGCTGCAGTTCGTCCGTCGGCTCGCCTTCGACGCGCCGACGGCGGCCTTCGACGCCGCGTTCTCCAGCGGGGACTGA
- a CDS encoding sulfotransferase: MLSVVVGTGRCGSTLVQEILARHPAVGFVSGLDDKLPRLNLAGRRNGRLYRRSAPRPAGMTSLGHSRRLLERGRLRVAPSEAYQLIDRQVMAGYSKPCRDLRADDLTPYVAQRLRAFFDRRIEAQGCQTLLQHVTGWPRTGWLHAAYPDLKVINVVRDGRAVTNSWLQMGWWDGWRGPDNWFLGPLPADLRAEWEEADQSFPVLAALGWKMLMASFAQARAAHPVGQWLDVRYEDLLVAPRDEIARMLEFLGLDWSPAFDRGFRRYEFHGGRGAAYQRELGPTQLAAVDRVLEKALAEWGY; encoded by the coding sequence ATGCTGTCCGTCGTCGTCGGCACCGGCCGCTGCGGATCCACCCTGGTGCAGGAGATCCTGGCCCGGCACCCAGCGGTCGGATTCGTCTCCGGACTGGACGACAAGCTGCCCCGACTCAACCTCGCCGGCCGACGCAACGGCCGACTCTACCGCCGGTCGGCCCCCCGGCCCGCCGGGATGACGTCCCTGGGACACAGCCGCCGGCTGCTGGAACGGGGACGACTGCGGGTCGCTCCGTCCGAGGCGTACCAATTGATCGACCGTCAGGTGATGGCCGGCTACTCGAAGCCCTGCCGGGACCTGCGCGCCGACGATCTCACCCCGTACGTGGCGCAGCGGCTGCGTGCCTTCTTCGACCGGCGGATCGAGGCGCAAGGCTGCCAGACGTTGCTGCAGCACGTCACCGGGTGGCCGCGTACCGGCTGGCTGCACGCCGCGTACCCGGACCTGAAGGTGATCAACGTGGTCCGCGACGGCCGGGCGGTGACCAACTCCTGGCTGCAGATGGGCTGGTGGGACGGGTGGCGAGGGCCGGACAACTGGTTCCTCGGTCCGTTGCCGGCGGACCTGCGCGCCGAATGGGAGGAAGCCGACCAGTCCTTCCCGGTGCTGGCCGCGCTCGGCTGGAAGATGCTGATGGCGTCCTTCGCGCAGGCCCGCGCGGCCCATCCGGTCGGCCAGTGGCTCGACGTACGGTACGAGGACCTGCTCGTTGCCCCGCGTGACGAGATCGCCCGGATGCTGGAGTTCCTCGGACTCGACTGGTCACCCGCGTTCGACCGCGGCTTCCGGCGCTACGAGTTCCACGGCGGGCGGGGCGCGGCGTACCAGCGGGAGCTGGGGCCGACCCAGTTGGCGGCCGTGGACCGGGTGCTGGAGAAGGCTCTGGCGGAGTGGGGCTACTGA
- a CDS encoding glycosyltransferase, with protein MRVLHVNKFLYRRGGAEGYLLDLADLQRSAGDEVAFFGMTHPDNDNSLPYAGHFPPYVELEPPPRGLAPRIAAAGRMIWSPASRRGLAQVIADFAPDVIHLHNIYHQLSPSVLAAARSAGVPCVLTMHDYKLACPSYQLLDQGKVCQACVSGGPLHAARRRCKDGSVSASTLLAVETWMHRQLRSYDPVGVFVSPSRFLADVMARAGVYPDRIQVINHFVDTAGIAVKSQAGGGVLFAGRISPEKGVDVLIEAVAALPADVAIDVAGDGPALPAVRALAERVVPGRVRFHGRVDKSRLQELTRAAAVVAVPSRWHENQPMAVLEAFACGVPVVGTDLGGLPELITAGVDGEVVPADDPAALGAALGKLVADADRAYAMGRAARDRIDRDFPPELHLTRLRDAYLAAARVVPAGGRR; from the coding sequence ATGCGTGTCCTCCATGTGAACAAGTTCCTCTATCGCCGTGGCGGTGCCGAGGGATATCTGCTTGACCTTGCCGACCTACAACGGTCCGCTGGGGACGAGGTCGCCTTTTTCGGGATGACTCACCCCGACAACGACAATTCGCTGCCGTACGCCGGGCATTTCCCGCCGTACGTCGAACTGGAACCGCCGCCGCGCGGCCTGGCGCCCCGGATCGCCGCCGCCGGCCGGATGATCTGGTCCCCGGCGAGTCGGCGCGGCCTGGCCCAGGTGATCGCCGACTTCGCCCCCGATGTGATCCATCTGCACAACATCTACCACCAGCTGTCACCATCGGTGTTGGCCGCCGCCCGGTCCGCCGGGGTGCCGTGCGTGCTGACCATGCACGACTACAAGCTGGCCTGCCCCAGCTACCAGCTGCTCGACCAGGGCAAGGTCTGCCAGGCGTGTGTCAGCGGCGGTCCGCTACACGCCGCGCGGCGCAGGTGCAAGGACGGATCGGTATCCGCCAGTACGCTACTCGCGGTGGAGACCTGGATGCACCGACAGTTACGGTCCTACGACCCGGTAGGGGTGTTCGTCAGCCCCAGCCGGTTCCTCGCCGACGTGATGGCGCGGGCCGGGGTCTACCCGGACCGGATACAGGTGATCAACCACTTCGTCGACACGGCCGGCATCGCGGTCAAATCGCAGGCCGGTGGGGGAGTGCTGTTCGCCGGCCGGATCTCCCCGGAGAAGGGAGTGGACGTGTTGATCGAAGCGGTCGCGGCCCTGCCCGCCGACGTCGCGATCGACGTCGCCGGCGACGGCCCGGCGCTGCCGGCGGTACGTGCGCTCGCCGAGCGCGTCGTGCCCGGTCGGGTACGGTTCCACGGCCGGGTCGACAAGTCACGCCTGCAGGAGCTGACCCGGGCGGCGGCGGTCGTGGCCGTGCCGTCGCGCTGGCACGAGAACCAGCCGATGGCGGTGCTGGAGGCGTTCGCCTGCGGGGTCCCGGTGGTCGGCACCGACCTGGGCGGTCTGCCGGAGCTGATCACCGCCGGCGTGGACGGCGAGGTCGTCCCGGCCGACGACCCGGCCGCGCTCGGCGCGGCACTGGGCAAACTGGTCGCCGACGCCGACCGGGCGTACGCGATGGGCCGGGCCGCCCGCGACAGGATCGACCGTGACTTCCCGCCGGAGCTGCATCTGACCCGGCTCCGCGACGCCTACCTGGCGGCGGCCCGTGTCGTGCCGGCCGGAGGGCGACGATGA
- a CDS encoding PepSY domain-containing protein, producing MTATETETPTSGESPSSLARPRKTNWFAAFWRWHFYGSILVIPVLFCLAVTGMTYMFRAEVDSLTHPGVLQVPVADGAQRTALSEQEAAVRTAFPDRPILSVQDGTGDRATLFVAGLDDGGSTNIYVDPYTATVTGELSQDQLISTWAERIHGDLLIGEDGVGDRIVELGASWAIVLTITGFIIFFLGRRARSGAQAKGKRGARLRSYHALVGLPVGLGILLLVVSGLPWTGFWGAQAQQIAVDSGSGLWGADPGAESTIRQQIEDADGQSAPAGWASGNAPQGSSTGSGTPISIDRAVSAAQALGAPGPYLVLYPEGETGVFSVMSSQWYDVGNPAESDVTKETTIHVDQYSGEVVGEYGYDDYSAMAKVVSQGIALHEGRRLGTFNTIMSTLFCLAVIFMCVTGPMMWWTRRATASGLAAPRAKLPIWGNWTLLAAMVVLGVFLPLFGLSLLVILALDQLLIRRVPALRSFFGTA from the coding sequence ATGACCGCCACAGAAACCGAGACGCCGACCTCCGGGGAGTCGCCGTCGTCCCTGGCCCGACCGCGGAAGACCAACTGGTTCGCCGCGTTCTGGCGCTGGCACTTCTACGGATCGATACTCGTCATACCCGTACTCTTCTGCCTCGCCGTCACCGGCATGACCTACATGTTCCGGGCCGAGGTGGACTCCCTGACCCATCCCGGAGTGCTGCAGGTCCCGGTCGCCGACGGCGCGCAACGAACGGCACTGTCCGAGCAAGAGGCCGCCGTTCGCACGGCGTTCCCGGACCGTCCCATCCTGTCCGTGCAAGACGGCACCGGCGACCGGGCGACTCTCTTCGTCGCCGGACTCGACGACGGCGGCAGCACCAACATCTACGTCGACCCCTACACCGCCACGGTCACCGGCGAGCTCAGCCAGGACCAGCTCATCTCCACCTGGGCCGAACGCATCCACGGCGACCTGCTCATCGGCGAGGACGGCGTCGGCGACCGCATCGTCGAACTCGGCGCCTCCTGGGCCATCGTGCTGACCATCACCGGGTTCATCATCTTCTTCCTCGGCCGCCGCGCCCGCAGCGGCGCACAGGCCAAAGGCAAGCGCGGGGCCCGGCTCCGCAGCTACCACGCCCTCGTCGGGCTCCCCGTCGGCCTCGGCATCCTGCTGCTCGTCGTCTCCGGCCTGCCCTGGACCGGTTTCTGGGGCGCCCAGGCCCAGCAGATCGCCGTCGACTCCGGCTCCGGACTCTGGGGCGCGGACCCCGGCGCCGAGTCCACCATCCGGCAGCAGATCGAAGACGCCGACGGTCAGTCGGCTCCCGCCGGCTGGGCTTCCGGCAACGCCCCGCAAGGCAGCAGCACCGGCAGCGGCACCCCGATCTCGATCGACCGGGCGGTCAGCGCGGCCCAGGCGCTGGGCGCCCCCGGGCCGTACCTCGTCCTGTATCCCGAGGGCGAGACCGGCGTGTTCAGCGTGATGAGCAGCCAGTGGTACGACGTCGGCAACCCCGCCGAATCCGACGTGACCAAAGAGACGACGATTCACGTCGACCAGTACAGCGGCGAGGTGGTCGGCGAGTACGGCTACGACGACTACAGCGCCATGGCGAAGGTGGTCTCGCAAGGCATCGCCCTGCACGAAGGGCGTCGCCTCGGCACCTTCAACACGATCATGTCCACGCTCTTCTGCCTCGCCGTGATCTTCATGTGCGTCACCGGGCCCATGATGTGGTGGACCCGGCGGGCCACGGCCTCCGGCCTCGCCGCACCACGGGCGAAACTCCCGATCTGGGGCAACTGGACGCTACTCGCCGCGATGGTCGTACTCGGCGTCTTCCTACCGTTGTTCGGTCTCTCGCTGCTCGTCATCCTGGCGCTGGACCAGCTCCTCATCCGCAGGGTGCCCGCGCTCAGGTCCTTCTTCGGCACGGCCTGA
- a CDS encoding iron chelate uptake ABC transporter family permease subunit, with protein MTANPRSTIRRAENPIIDQKVVPARRRRAPAVAFFLLAAAGLPVSIVAASLFGSADIGFLDVVSTILRHVGLGGIAPTPPLPKLLDALIWESRFPRVLLAAVVGTALAVSGAVLQAITRNPLADPYLLGVSSGASTGAVAVLLLGIGGGISLSTGAFAGGLVAFGLLLVLLGGGRVASPTRVVLTGVLVSQFFAAVTSLILMVSGDANSTRGFTYWLLGTLAGARWEGVTVTIVIVLVGVLAIQFFAPALDAVTFGWDSATALGINVTAARVWLMVLTALITAAAVAASGAIGFIGLLVPHAVRILVSPMHRSLLPLSAITGAILLIWVDTFARTAFTPHELPAGVITALLGAPAFALVLKRLES; from the coding sequence CCCGGCAGTGGCCTTCTTCCTGCTGGCCGCAGCCGGGCTGCCGGTCTCGATCGTCGCGGCGTCCCTGTTCGGCAGCGCGGACATCGGCTTCCTCGATGTCGTCTCCACGATCCTGCGACATGTCGGCCTGGGCGGGATCGCCCCGACGCCGCCACTGCCGAAACTGCTGGACGCGCTGATCTGGGAGTCGCGCTTCCCGCGTGTGTTGTTGGCCGCCGTCGTCGGCACGGCGTTGGCGGTTTCGGGCGCGGTGCTGCAAGCGATCACCAGAAATCCGCTGGCCGACCCGTACCTGCTGGGAGTCTCCTCCGGCGCCTCGACCGGCGCGGTGGCCGTCCTCCTGCTGGGCATCGGCGGAGGCATCTCCCTCTCGACCGGAGCTTTCGCCGGCGGTCTGGTCGCTTTCGGCCTGCTGCTGGTGCTGCTCGGTGGGGGGCGCGTCGCCAGCCCTACCCGGGTGGTGCTCACCGGCGTACTCGTGTCCCAGTTCTTCGCGGCGGTCACCTCGCTCATCCTCATGGTCAGCGGGGACGCGAACTCCACCCGCGGCTTCACCTACTGGCTGCTCGGCACCCTCGCGGGCGCCAGGTGGGAGGGTGTGACCGTCACCATCGTGATCGTCCTGGTCGGAGTGCTCGCCATCCAGTTCTTCGCGCCGGCCCTGGACGCCGTCACGTTCGGCTGGGACTCCGCCACCGCCCTGGGGATCAACGTCACTGCCGCCCGCGTCTGGTTGATGGTGCTGACCGCTCTCATCACGGCCGCCGCCGTGGCGGCCTCCGGCGCGATCGGCTTCATCGGGCTGCTCGTCCCGCACGCCGTCCGCATCCTGGTGAGCCCGATGCATCGTTCGCTGCTTCCCCTGTCCGCGATCACCGGCGCCATCCTCCTCATCTGGGTGGACACGTTCGCGCGGACCGCGTTCACGCCTCATGAACTGCCGGCGGGCGTCATCACCGCACTTCTCGGCGCGCCCGCCTTCGCCCTGGTCCTGAAGCGTCTGGAGTCCTAA
- a CDS encoding sulfotransferase: MNPTTPPPVRVLYLAGSGRSGSTLITTVLGQLDGGFAAGELRYLWQRGIFDNRPCGCGAAFDDCPVWRSVLADLPGGAGRSELSGRSELSGRSELSGRSELSGGAELSGGAELSGPAGAPDASGIARRLRTRLRMRDLPALLRRVSTGRRAVPEHPDDAAIAALYLAIARQVRRSGPGPVVVVDSSKLPPYGALLRDLPGIDLRVLHLVRDPRGTAFSWRRRRGLDGSGDERLMSRPPVWKAALLWRVWNAATRRLFESAGPERYLRIRYEDVVADPAAGLRRIAEFAGLDPAGLPLDADGRVRLAPTHSVAGNPARHRTGAIAITDDAEWIRTLSGWSYAVVTAVTWPLLRRFGYPVRRPAPAPERTPVPPPSPALTKEGTT; the protein is encoded by the coding sequence ATGAACCCGACCACCCCGCCTCCGGTACGGGTGCTCTACCTGGCTGGCAGCGGCCGCAGCGGCAGCACCCTGATCACCACCGTTCTCGGACAGCTCGACGGCGGTTTCGCCGCCGGTGAACTGCGCTACCTGTGGCAGCGGGGCATCTTCGACAACCGCCCGTGTGGCTGCGGTGCGGCGTTCGACGACTGTCCCGTCTGGCGTTCGGTCCTCGCCGATCTGCCCGGCGGTGCCGGCCGTTCCGAGCTGTCCGGCCGTTCCGAGCTGTCCGGCCGTTCCGAGCTGTCCGGCCGTTCCGAGCTGTCCGGCGGTGCCGAGTTGTCCGGCGGTGCCGAGTTGTCCGGCCCCGCTGGTGCGCCGGACGCGTCTGGGATCGCCCGGCGGTTGCGGACCCGGCTGCGGATGCGGGACCTGCCGGCGTTGCTGCGCCGCGTGTCGACCGGACGCCGGGCCGTGCCGGAACACCCCGACGACGCGGCGATCGCCGCGCTCTACCTGGCGATCGCCCGCCAGGTTCGCCGGTCCGGCCCCGGGCCCGTGGTGGTGGTCGACTCGTCGAAACTGCCGCCGTACGGTGCGCTGCTGCGGGACCTGCCTGGGATCGACCTGCGGGTGCTGCACCTGGTCCGGGATCCGCGCGGCACCGCGTTCTCCTGGCGCCGTCGGCGCGGCTTGGACGGATCCGGCGACGAGCGGCTGATGAGCCGTCCGCCGGTGTGGAAGGCGGCGCTGCTGTGGCGCGTCTGGAACGCCGCCACCCGCCGGCTGTTCGAGTCCGCCGGACCCGAGCGTTACCTGCGGATCCGCTACGAGGACGTGGTCGCCGATCCGGCGGCCGGACTCCGCCGGATCGCCGAGTTCGCCGGCCTGGATCCGGCCGGTCTGCCGCTGGACGCCGACGGCCGGGTGCGGCTGGCTCCGACGCATTCGGTGGCCGGCAACCCGGCACGGCACCGTACCGGCGCCATCGCCATCACCGACGACGCCGAGTGGATTCGGACGTTGTCCGGCTGGTCGTACGCCGTGGTCACCGCGGTCACGTGGCCACTGCTGCGCCGGTTCGGCTACCCGGTCCGCCGCCCGGCACCGGCACCTGAACGGACGCCGGTACCGCCGCCCAGCCCGGCCCTGACCAAGGAAGGCACGACCTGA
- a CDS encoding MFS transporter codes for MLDDAVETRSAPKSLLRSPSFVRLWTGTMASGVATWALPFILGLAVLDRSLTAVGLGVLLATRTVGFLAAVPVGGVLADRYSRRQTVLWSGLMAALAAPVMAMSLDRSLLLAAAAAAVMGAGQGACRPAFQALTAEVVAEPQRQQANAAITLAVRVTTLVAPTLTVLLAAVVATPVLLWGIGALWLAAALIPPAGAGSFVPSGTRPRILAEFVDGVREARRHPWFLAGLAALTAVITTGYSATFVVLPMVSRDRYDNEAVLAAAMTTYTIGALVGAVIIARWRPRAQGWSALVGLGLYGFAPLSLLLPVHPGVIIAAYVVAGIGIELFNVPWFTATQREIEPAKLARVSSLDFLLSYGLAPVGLALIAPAIDQFGATVVLAVCTVVCFAAPAAAALVPSSRGFTTPR; via the coding sequence ATGCTCGACGACGCGGTCGAGACCCGGTCCGCCCCGAAGTCCCTGCTGCGCAGCCCGTCCTTCGTCCGGTTGTGGACCGGCACGATGGCCTCCGGCGTGGCGACATGGGCGCTGCCGTTCATCCTCGGGCTGGCGGTACTCGACCGGTCGCTGACCGCGGTCGGGCTCGGAGTTCTCCTGGCCACCCGTACGGTGGGCTTTCTCGCCGCCGTGCCGGTCGGCGGCGTGCTCGCCGACCGGTATTCCCGACGACAGACAGTGCTGTGGTCCGGGCTGATGGCCGCCCTCGCCGCACCCGTGATGGCGATGAGCCTGGACCGGTCACTGCTGCTGGCAGCAGCAGCGGCGGCGGTGATGGGTGCCGGGCAGGGCGCGTGCCGCCCGGCATTCCAGGCGCTGACCGCCGAAGTGGTCGCCGAGCCGCAGCGGCAGCAGGCCAACGCCGCGATCACCCTCGCGGTCCGAGTCACCACCCTGGTGGCACCCACTCTCACCGTCCTGCTCGCGGCGGTCGTCGCCACCCCGGTGCTGCTGTGGGGCATCGGCGCGCTGTGGCTGGCAGCCGCGCTGATCCCGCCCGCCGGTGCCGGCTCGTTCGTGCCGTCGGGTACGCGACCGCGCATCCTGGCCGAGTTCGTCGACGGCGTACGCGAGGCCCGCAGGCACCCATGGTTCCTCGCCGGCCTGGCCGCGCTGACCGCAGTGATCACTACCGGATACTCGGCCACCTTCGTCGTTCTGCCGATGGTCAGCCGGGACCGCTACGACAACGAGGCCGTGCTGGCCGCCGCGATGACCACGTACACCATCGGTGCGCTCGTCGGCGCGGTGATCATCGCGAGATGGCGGCCCCGAGCCCAGGGCTGGTCCGCGCTCGTCGGACTCGGGCTCTACGGGTTCGCGCCGCTGAGCCTGCTCCTGCCGGTGCACCCCGGAGTGATCATCGCCGCGTACGTGGTCGCCGGCATCGGCATCGAGCTGTTCAACGTACCGTGGTTCACCGCCACCCAGCGCGAGATCGAACCCGCCAAACTCGCCCGGGTCTCGTCCCTGGACTTCCTGCTCTCCTACGGTCTCGCACCGGTCGGGCTCGCGCTCATCGCCCCCGCGATCGACCAGTTCGGTGCCACCGTGGTCCTCGCCGTCTGCACCGTGGTCTGTTTCGCCGCGCCGGCCGCCGCAGCGCTGGTGCCCTCATCCCGCGGCTTCACGACGCCCCGTTGA
- a CDS encoding ABC transporter ATP-binding protein — protein sequence MGRITATDLSWSVKGHRLLDNIEMAAHDGKIVGLLGPNGSGKSTLLRLLAGLRRPDTGLVRYDDTSLRGLSRRVLARRLAVVEQDVTAHNRVSVRQVVELGRTPFRGRFDGLTEHDQRIIDAALERADVADKQHQSWHTLSGGEKQRAQLARALAQEPREILLDEPTNHLDIRHQLELLDLLGSLEVTCVVALHDLNLAARYCDHVVVLDHGQVVAAGAPETVLTSDLIESVYGVTVLTDREPATGILRITYLTVSASDMTRATPPVPH from the coding sequence ATGGGCCGCATCACCGCCACCGATCTCTCCTGGTCGGTCAAGGGCCACCGGCTCTTGGACAACATCGAAATGGCGGCCCACGACGGGAAGATCGTCGGACTCCTCGGGCCCAACGGCTCGGGCAAGTCCACGCTGCTGCGCCTGCTCGCCGGGTTGCGCCGCCCCGACACCGGACTCGTCCGATACGACGACACCAGCCTGCGCGGGCTCAGCCGTCGCGTGCTCGCCCGGCGGCTCGCCGTCGTCGAACAGGACGTGACCGCCCACAACCGCGTCAGCGTCCGTCAGGTCGTGGAACTCGGCCGTACGCCGTTCCGAGGTCGCTTCGACGGGCTGACCGAGCACGATCAGCGGATCATCGACGCCGCGTTGGAACGGGCCGACGTCGCCGACAAACAGCACCAGAGCTGGCACACCCTCTCGGGAGGGGAGAAGCAGCGCGCCCAACTCGCCCGTGCTCTCGCCCAAGAGCCTCGAGAGATCCTGCTCGACGAACCCACCAATCATCTCGACATCCGCCACCAGCTCGAACTCCTCGACCTGTTGGGATCACTGGAGGTCACCTGCGTCGTCGCCCTGCACGATCTCAACCTCGCCGCCCGCTACTGCGACCACGTCGTCGTCCTCGATCACGGGCAGGTGGTCGCCGCCGGCGCACCGGAGACCGTACTGACCTCCGACCTGATCGAGTCGGTCTACGGCGTCACCGTGCTCACCGACCGCGAGCCCGCCACCGGCATCCTCCGGATCACCTATCTGACGGTCTCCGCCTCGGACATGACGAGGGCAACGCCACCGGTACCTCATTGA